Within the Corynebacterium sp. sy039 genome, the region GATTTTTCTCAGCTTCAAGCAAACAAGGTGCAGCCTTATACGTAAGCAAACCTCCGATACATATTCCAATAGTGACATCTGCATAAAATGCAGGAAAAACCCAATTCTAGCTTTGCATATGTTCAGTACAATCCGCACTGATTTGATTTATGAGTTCTAAGTAACGTCGAGAGCTTTCTAATGTTGTGGCTGGATCCACGTTTGGATCTTGCAACATATCGCTATACCCTTGAGCGATTTGACGTTTCTCAGGATCACGCAATAAAGGAGCAAGTTGTGGTACCGACGACTCTCGCTGTTGTGAACCACCCAAAAGATACACACAGGCTTCTGGCTCCGCCGCACCAGCATAGCGGGCAAGATCTGTACCATCACCGCGCTCAGGTGCATTCTCTGCACGACCTGCAGAAGATACAGAATCTACTGGTGCGGCTGGTGTTGTGGTAAGTATGCTGCTCTGCTCGTCAGAATAATCATAATCCTGACTATTAGCTGGCGAATCAGCATATGACGTGGCATCTTTATTGCTCAGCAATGCCAAACCGCCTAAGGCCAGGAAGGCAATCA harbors:
- a CDS encoding DUF4190 domain-containing protein, which produces MNTMHDGSQDNTQLPSYPYSYPTGNTAVEQHYPQQSETNTMSVIGFLVSLFMPVLGLLLSIIGLVQIKRSGERGRGFAIAGIIISGLWCVFVIAFLALGGLALLSNKDATSYADSPANSQDYDYSDEQSSILTTTPAAPVDSVSSAGRAENAPERGDGTDLARYAGAAEPEACVYLLGGSQQRESSVPQLAPLLRDPEKRQIAQGYSDMLQDPNVDPATTLESSRRYLELINQISADCTEHMQS